From Desulfobacteraceae bacterium:
CGAAGACGCGCAAAGCCAACCCATGGGTGACAAGCAGCGCTTGCTTGGATCGACGGCTTTTGATGGTCCGCACAAAGGTGTCGAGAAATCCTGAAACCCTGTCATAGCAATCGGCCGCACTTTCGCCTCCCCTGTAACGGTAGTAAAAGTGGCCGTACTTCTCCACGAGGTCGTGCTGGCCGGCAACGTCGAAATAGCCGTGATCGACCTCGCGGAGGCGGGGGTCCTCCCAAACGCTGACCTGATCCGGGCTGAGGTCGGCGCCCTCCAGGATGGCCGCCATGGTCTGCCGCGCCCGCCGGAACGGGGAAGTGTAGATCAAAGAGGCCTTCAAATAGGATCCGCCCAGGGTGCGTCCTGCCTCCCTGGCCTGCGCGACGCCGCGGGGCGTCAGCGGCACAAGGTGGTCGGCCGCCGCCGACGCCATGGGATCGTCGACGTTGGCCTGGGATTCGCCGTGACGGACCAGCTTGATAATCATCCCGAAATCCTAGTTCCCCGGTCGATCATCCATGCGCCGCTAAAAGGTGTCGCCCGATCTGGTAAAAAACGGCGGATTGTCGGGAATCCGCCGCGGCCGATGGTGTTCGTCGATGGCGACGTAGCGGAAAAGACCTTCCGTGACCAGGTGACGTTCGGCCACATAATCCTCCGACAGGGCCTTGGCCCAAACCTCGAGCTGCAAGTCCATCGACGAGTTGCCGACGCGCAGCAGCTCGGCATAGATCCCAATGGCATCCCCCACATGCACCGGCCGCTTGAACACCATTTTGTCGATGGTGACGGTGACCGTGCGGCTGCCGGCGATTTGTTTGGCCATCAGGCCCCCGGCCAGATCCATCTGGGCCAGGATCCAGCCGCCGAAGATATCGCCGTTGGAGTTGGTATCCTTGGGCATGGCCACCGTCCGCAGCACCATTAGGCCTTGCGGCTGCCGTCCGTTATGCGTTTGGTCTGTCATCTGAAGCGATCCTCCTGCTGTGGAAGTCGAAACCTCTCACCCGGCCGACTTTCCGACGGCTTTCTTGGTCTCCTGGGCGATTCGCAGCTCCTCGTTGGTCGGAATCACGAGAACCTTCACGCGGCTGTCGGCCGTGCTGATTTCCTGCACGCCTTCCGAACGTCGGGTGTTGCGCCGGCTGTCGATTCTGATGCCCAAGCCTTCCAGCCCCTGACAGGCGCGCTCCCGCACCAGCGGGGCGTTTTCGCCGATGCCCGCGGTAAACACCAGGGCGTCGACGCGGCCCAGACAGGCCGTGTAGGCCCCGATATAGTGCTTGATGCGGTAGGCGAAAACCGCCAGGGCCGTCTCCGCCTTGCGGTCACCCGCTTCGATTTTGTCGATCACCTCCCGCATGTCGTTGACGCCGCACAATCCCTGGAGCCCGCTCTTGTGGTTCAAGAGCGCGTCCAGGGCTTCAGCCGACATCTTCTCGTGTTGGGCCAGGAAGACGAGGACCGAGGGGTCCACATCCCCGCTGCGGGTGCCCATCACCAGCCCTGCCAGGGGCGTGAGGCCCATGGTGGTGTCGATGCTGCGGCCGCCCGCGACGGCCGCCATGCTGGCCCCGTTTCCCAGATGCAGTGTGATCAGGTTGAGCTCGGCCAACGGCCGCTCGAGGAAGGCGGCGGCCTCTTCCGCCACGAAGGCATGCGAAGTGCCATGGAACCCGTAACGCCGAATTTTGTATCGGTCGCAGAGCGCGAACGGCAGGGCGTAGAGGTACGCTTCGGGGGGGAGGGTTTGGTGAAAAGCCGTGTCAAAAACGACGACCTGGGGGGCGCCGGGAAAAAGCTTGCGGGCCACCTGAATGCCCATCAGGTTGGCCGGGTTGTGCAGCGGCGCCAGGGGGATGCAGGCCTCGATGTCGGCGATGACGTCGTCATCGACCAGGGTCGGGGCGTGAAAGCGGTCCCCTCCGTGCACCACCCGGTGGCCGATGGCCGTAATGTCCGACCGGTCGCTGACAACCCCTTTCTGGGGGTCCAGCAGGAGGTCAACGACCTGCTGCAGCCCTTGGTGGTGATCGGCGATGTGGCCCTCGAGGACGACCTTTTTTTCCTCCCCGTCGGTCGCGGTGCAGCGGTGG
This genomic window contains:
- a CDS encoding histidine phosphatase family protein; translation: MIIKLVRHGESQANVDDPMASAAADHLVPLTPRGVAQAREAGRTLGGSYLKASLIYTSPFRRARQTMAAILEGADLSPDQVSVWEDPRLREVDHGYFDVAGQHDLVEKYGHFYYRYRGGESAADCYDRVSGFLDTFVRTIKSRRSKQALLVTHGLALRVFVMRFLHLTVEQFDKIANPHNADIITLAHRETIAAPQFVSGVWGVEGLRRYPET
- a CDS encoding acyl-CoA thioesterase is translated as MTDQTHNGRQPQGLMVLRTVAMPKDTNSNGDIFGGWILAQMDLAGGLMAKQIAGSRTVTVTIDKMVFKRPVHVGDAIGIYAELLRVGNSSMDLQLEVWAKALSEDYVAERHLVTEGLFRYVAIDEHHRPRRIPDNPPFFTRSGDTF
- a CDS encoding acetate kinase, producing MKILVLNCGSSSIKYKLFDVDHGRVMASGLAEKIGEPGSVLNHRCTATDGEEKKVVLEGHIADHHQGLQQVVDLLLDPQKGVVSDRSDITAIGHRVVHGGDRFHAPTLVDDDVIADIEACIPLAPLHNPANLMGIQVARKLFPGAPQVVVFDTAFHQTLPPEAYLYALPFALCDRYKIRRYGFHGTSHAFVAEEAAAFLERPLAELNLITLHLGNGASMAAVAGGRSIDTTMGLTPLAGLVMGTRSGDVDPSVLVFLAQHEKMSAEALDALLNHKSGLQGLCGVNDMREVIDKIEAGDRKAETALAVFAYRIKHYIGAYTACLGRVDALVFTAGIGENAPLVRERACQGLEGLGIRIDSRRNTRRSEGVQEISTADSRVKVLVIPTNEELRIAQETKKAVGKSAG